A part of Nocardioides plantarum genomic DNA contains:
- a CDS encoding FAD-dependent oxidoreductase, which yields MSDEQQYDVIVVGSGGGALTGAAVAARAGLSVLVLEKTALLGGTSAYSGGACWLPGTQVQQRAGIPDSTEGARAYLDTILADPDEPATRAKVEAFLAHAPELVAQLEADEAMEFEWLPFPEYYDAPGRVPFGRSIQPTTIKRDALPPLIGELVRPPVELDRVGAPGRRTLSGGQSLIGRLAAIVVREGGILRTGHAVVDLLTRGGDARVVGVRTADGLELHARFGVLVAAGGFEGNAALRAEHGVPGAVAWSMAPRDANLGEAIRAALALGAAADFSALGWFCPGLEQPDGGGSFTLGFRSGLMVDQTGRRYANECLPYDRFGREMAKAPDRVPSWFVFDSREGGRLPAIAMPEGDPAAHLEAGTWLRAGSLDELAGLIGVPADALAATVSRFNGFCATGVDADFGRGTDEYDTFFTGGGGPDEALVPLDQPPYYAARFVLSDLGTKGGLVTDPAGRVLREDGSAIPGLYAAGNSSASMFGGVYPGPGAPLGSAMVFASLAVRDLARSEG from the coding sequence GTGAGCGACGAGCAGCAGTACGACGTCATCGTGGTCGGCTCCGGGGGCGGCGCGCTGACCGGAGCGGCGGTCGCCGCCCGGGCCGGCCTGTCGGTCCTGGTGCTGGAGAAGACGGCGCTGCTCGGCGGCACCTCGGCCTACTCCGGTGGGGCGTGCTGGCTGCCGGGGACGCAGGTCCAGCAGCGCGCCGGGATCCCCGACTCGACCGAGGGCGCCCGCGCCTACCTCGACACGATCCTGGCCGACCCCGACGAGCCCGCCACCCGGGCCAAGGTCGAGGCGTTCCTGGCCCACGCTCCCGAGCTGGTGGCCCAGCTCGAGGCCGACGAGGCCATGGAGTTCGAGTGGCTGCCGTTCCCGGAGTACTACGACGCGCCCGGTCGGGTGCCGTTCGGGCGATCGATCCAGCCCACCACCATCAAGCGCGACGCCCTGCCCCCGCTGATCGGCGAGCTGGTCCGCCCGCCGGTCGAGCTCGACCGGGTCGGGGCGCCCGGCCGCCGGACCCTGAGCGGCGGGCAGTCGCTCATCGGGCGGCTCGCGGCGATCGTCGTGCGCGAGGGCGGCATCCTCCGCACCGGTCACGCCGTGGTGGACCTGCTGACCCGAGGAGGGGACGCGCGCGTCGTCGGCGTCCGCACGGCCGACGGCCTCGAGCTGCACGCCCGGTTCGGCGTCCTGGTCGCGGCCGGCGGGTTCGAGGGCAACGCCGCGCTGCGCGCCGAGCACGGCGTGCCGGGCGCCGTCGCCTGGAGCATGGCGCCGCGCGATGCCAACCTCGGCGAGGCGATCCGGGCGGCCCTCGCCCTCGGGGCCGCCGCGGACTTCAGCGCACTGGGCTGGTTCTGCCCCGGGCTCGAGCAGCCCGACGGCGGCGGCTCGTTCACCCTGGGCTTCCGCAGTGGTCTGATGGTCGACCAGACGGGACGGCGCTACGCCAACGAGTGCCTGCCCTACGACCGCTTCGGCCGCGAGATGGCGAAGGCTCCCGACCGGGTGCCGTCGTGGTTCGTCTTCGACTCCCGCGAGGGCGGCCGGCTGCCGGCGATCGCGATGCCCGAGGGCGACCCGGCCGCCCACCTCGAGGCCGGCACCTGGCTGCGCGCCGGGTCGCTCGACGAGCTCGCCGGGCTGATCGGCGTACCGGCGGACGCGCTCGCCGCGACCGTCTCCCGCTTCAACGGGTTCTGCGCCACCGGCGTCGACGCCGACTTCGGCCGCGGGACCGACGAGTACGACACGTTCTTCACCGGTGGCGGCGGCCCCGACGAGGCCCTCGTGCCGCTCGACCAGCCGCCCTACTACGCGGCCCGCTTCGTGCTGTCCGACCTCGGCACCAAGGGCGGGCTCGTCACCGACCCCGCCGGCCGGGTGCTGCGCGAGG